One window from the genome of uncultured Cohaesibacter sp. encodes:
- a CDS encoding transposase, translating into MAKRRNFTDQFIAKVALEVLHGETVQEIAAKHQLHPNQVTTWTRQAIDGMADVLSGVKQSGPTEAEIKELHAKIGRLAVKNDFCRKGSKSEPGKETFDDPV; encoded by the coding sequence ATGGCAAAGCGCCGGAACTTTACAGATCAGTTTATAGCTAAGGTAGCGCTGGAGGTGTTGCATGGTGAAACCGTGCAAGAGATAGCAGCGAAGCATCAGTTGCACCCAAATCAGGTCACTACATGGACGCGTCAGGCGATAGATGGGATGGCTGATGTTCTCTCTGGCGTAAAGCAGAGTGGCCCTACGGAAGCTGAGATCAAGGAGCTGCACGCCAAGATTGGGAGGCTGGCGGTCAAGAACGATTTTTGTCGGAAGGGCTCAAAAAGCGAGCCCGGCAAAGAAACGTTTGATGATCCGGTGTGA
- a CDS encoding (2Fe-2S) ferredoxin domain-containing protein: MKPVILLLAKAAMAARPREEMQGLCDAVAARNPDYAVTYALQELGTPSLRARLTELADKKVEEVTIISLIFPMEPAFPGWIRKSVHRWIAQRRSSTFPRIRIAHPPIAETDKLGDMIMDLARSTEERDVVTEAVKVPKGTVVPDQKYRLLVCMGGACNDAGASLIYSHVRTEQDRLKLRDSGAGMMSCKTNCLGPCSLAPVVQVWPEGTIYGGVDEADIDRILEGHIGKGEPVDVLSYPSNSKKQTLK; encoded by the coding sequence ATGAAACCAGTCATTCTATTGCTGGCCAAGGCCGCCATGGCCGCAAGGCCCAGAGAGGAAATGCAAGGCTTGTGTGATGCCGTTGCTGCCAGAAATCCTGACTATGCCGTTACCTATGCCTTGCAGGAACTTGGGACCCCGTCCTTGCGTGCCAGGTTGACAGAACTTGCGGATAAGAAGGTGGAAGAGGTCACCATCATTTCCCTCATATTTCCGATGGAGCCTGCCTTTCCCGGCTGGATCAGAAAGTCGGTGCATCGCTGGATCGCGCAGCGCAGAAGCAGCACCTTCCCACGCATCAGGATTGCGCATCCGCCCATCGCGGAAACTGATAAGCTTGGCGACATGATCATGGATCTGGCCCGATCAACTGAGGAAAGGGATGTGGTCACGGAGGCGGTCAAGGTCCCAAAGGGAACCGTTGTGCCCGATCAGAAATACCGTTTGCTGGTCTGTATGGGGGGAGCCTGCAACGACGCTGGAGCGAGCCTCATCTATAGCCATGTGAGAACTGAGCAGGACCGTTTGAAGCTGAGGGACAGCGGCGCCGGCATGATGAGCTGCAAGACAAACTGTCTTGGCCCATGCAGCCTCGCTCCTGTCGTTCAGGTCTGGCCTGAAGGCACGATATATGGCGGGGTCGATGAGGCGGATATCGACCGCATTCTGGAAGGCCATATCGGCAAGGGAGAACCCGTTGATGTTCTCAGCTATCCTTCAAACAGCAAGAAGCAGACATTGAAGTGA
- a CDS encoding SDR family NAD(P)-dependent oxidoreductase yields the protein MAHKAIEKGKVALVTGSASGIGLASAHRFGAAGMKVLVTDLPGDALDRAVKELKASGVDAKGMAVDVTDRDQIARAKKTAWQMGQVSVVMSNAGREGGGAITSGEDVWRKTLETNLWGAIHISQLFLPDMIAGSDPAAIIFTGSKQGITLPPGDTAYNVSKAALRALSESVSHDLVKQTGGRVSAHLLIPGFTYTGFTRAHGVTEKPSGAWTAGQVADFLMNGLDLGDFYILCPDNDVDRATDEKRMRWGIGDIIENRPALSRWHPGYADDFDKYMKSDG from the coding sequence ATGGCTCACAAAGCTATCGAAAAGGGAAAGGTTGCACTCGTCACTGGCAGTGCCAGCGGCATCGGACTTGCCTCTGCCCATCGCTTCGGGGCAGCCGGAATGAAAGTGCTGGTCACCGATCTACCAGGTGATGCCCTTGATCGTGCCGTCAAAGAACTCAAGGCCAGCGGAGTGGATGCGAAGGGGATGGCAGTTGATGTCACGGACCGAGACCAGATAGCGCGTGCCAAGAAAACTGCCTGGCAGATGGGTCAGGTTTCCGTAGTAATGTCGAATGCAGGTCGTGAGGGAGGTGGTGCAATCACCTCAGGAGAGGATGTCTGGCGGAAAACGCTGGAAACCAATCTCTGGGGAGCGATCCATATCTCCCAGCTCTTTCTCCCCGACATGATCGCCGGGAGCGATCCAGCAGCTATCATTTTCACGGGCTCCAAGCAGGGGATCACCTTGCCTCCCGGAGATACCGCCTACAATGTCTCGAAAGCGGCCCTGAGGGCCCTGTCGGAATCCGTGTCTCATGACCTCGTCAAACAAACCGGAGGGCGGGTGAGTGCCCATTTGTTGATCCCCGGCTTTACGTACACCGGCTTCACACGCGCCCATGGAGTCACCGAAAAGCCTTCTGGAGCATGGACCGCCGGTCAGGTTGCGGACTTTCTTATGAACGGGCTGGATCTGGGGGATTTTTACATTCTTTGCCCGGACAATGATGTTGATCGCGCAACCGATGAAAAGCGGATGCGTTGGGGCATTGGTGATATCATCGAGAACCGCCCCGCCTTGTCTCGTTGGCATCCTGGTTATGCCGACGATTTCGACAAGTATATGAAATCCGATGGTTGA
- a CDS encoding ABC transporter ATP-binding protein, producing MIRIENLTLSYGKRTILDDISLAVEKGECVGLLGANGAGKSTLLKCLARLATPDSGGIEVDGRATGAYPRRAYARHVAYVPQHIPDDVALSVVDLVQLGRTPHLRGALGEKDRSMVIAALERVDMVHHVFSEVSNLSGGERQRVAIARALVQEPQVLLLDEPTSALDLKYQMETMALIRRLATETEMTIIIAVHDLSLAARYCSRLVLLAEGRIRACGDWKQVLSPNHIHHAYQVEALVGEVQSYPYVLPIESGEAR from the coding sequence ATGATCCGTATCGAAAACCTCACTCTTTCCTATGGCAAACGCACCATCCTTGACGACATTTCCCTTGCCGTGGAGAAGGGAGAATGCGTGGGGCTGCTCGGGGCCAATGGTGCTGGCAAGAGCACGCTTCTCAAGTGTCTTGCGCGGCTCGCGACGCCGGACAGCGGCGGCATCGAAGTGGACGGGAGGGCAACCGGCGCCTATCCACGCCGTGCCTATGCCCGCCACGTTGCCTATGTGCCCCAGCATATCCCGGATGATGTGGCGCTATCTGTGGTCGATCTGGTTCAACTGGGTCGCACCCCGCATCTGCGCGGAGCCCTCGGAGAGAAAGACCGGAGCATGGTGATCGCCGCGCTCGAACGGGTCGACATGGTCCATCACGTCTTCTCCGAGGTATCGAACCTCTCTGGCGGCGAGCGGCAACGCGTGGCTATTGCCCGGGCTCTGGTGCAGGAACCGCAGGTTCTGTTGCTCGATGAGCCAACCTCGGCGCTAGATCTCAAGTATCAGATGGAAACGATGGCGCTCATCCGAAGGCTTGCGACAGAGACGGAGATGACGATCATCATCGCCGTTCATGATCTCTCTCTTGCCGCCCGCTATTGCTCGCGTCTTGTGCTTCTGGCTGAGGGGCGCATCCGTGCGTGCGGAGACTGGAAGCAGGTTCTCTCACCCAACCATATTCATCACGCCTATCAGGTAGAGGCTCTTGTTGGTGAGGTGCAGTCCTACCCGTATGTGTTGCCAATCGAAAGCGGAGAAGCCCGATGA
- a CDS encoding iron-containing alcohol dehydrogenase: MENFEYRNPTKIIFGRQAETKVGEEVAVHAKKILLHFGGGSIKVSGLYDRVVASLKSAGVDWIELGGVKPNPRLSLVHEGIHLCKQHNLGFILAVGGGSVIDSAKAIAMGAVIDHDVWDFYVGKGEPTDALPVATVLTIPAAGSESSTGTVITNEEGWLKRAVNSELIYPRFSILNPELAMTLPAFQVACGAVDISAHLMERYFTNVTNVSFTDRLIEATLKTVIRQAPLILKNPKDYDAWSELMWAGTIAHNNLLNTGRVGDWASHGIEHEISGIYDVAHGAGLAVVFPAWMKHVMHHDLDRFVQWAVRVWNVELDVFNPEAVALEGIARMEAFFQSLGLGTKMKDLGIIDDRIDEMADKCTRGDTNLVGNYVKLDRDAIATILRLAA; this comes from the coding sequence ATGGAGAATTTTGAATACCGCAACCCGACCAAAATCATTTTCGGGCGCCAGGCTGAAACCAAGGTTGGCGAGGAGGTGGCCGTCCACGCTAAAAAGATACTGCTTCACTTTGGTGGCGGTAGCATCAAGGTATCAGGGCTCTACGACCGTGTTGTTGCTTCCCTCAAATCTGCAGGTGTCGATTGGATTGAACTGGGTGGCGTCAAACCCAACCCTCGCCTGTCTTTAGTGCATGAAGGCATCCATTTGTGCAAACAGCACAATCTGGGCTTTATCCTAGCTGTTGGTGGAGGAAGTGTCATCGATTCCGCGAAAGCGATCGCTATGGGGGCCGTCATTGATCATGACGTCTGGGATTTTTATGTCGGTAAAGGAGAACCCACGGATGCTTTGCCGGTCGCAACCGTTCTCACGATCCCTGCTGCGGGAAGCGAGTCAAGTACGGGAACGGTTATTACAAATGAAGAGGGATGGCTCAAGCGTGCCGTTAATTCGGAGTTGATCTATCCTCGTTTCTCCATCCTTAATCCCGAATTGGCCATGACGCTACCAGCTTTCCAAGTAGCCTGTGGAGCAGTAGACATATCCGCTCATCTGATGGAACGGTATTTCACGAATGTCACGAACGTATCGTTCACAGACAGGCTGATTGAGGCAACTCTCAAGACGGTTATCCGCCAAGCGCCGCTAATTCTAAAGAACCCGAAGGATTACGACGCGTGGTCGGAATTGATGTGGGCTGGAACGATTGCGCACAACAATCTACTTAATACCGGTCGTGTTGGAGACTGGGCATCGCATGGCATCGAACACGAAATCAGCGGCATATATGACGTTGCCCATGGAGCAGGACTAGCAGTTGTCTTCCCCGCGTGGATGAAGCATGTAATGCATCATGATCTCGACCGATTTGTTCAATGGGCGGTGCGCGTGTGGAATGTGGAGCTTGATGTTTTCAATCCAGAAGCAGTCGCTCTTGAGGGCATAGCTCGAATGGAAGCGTTCTTTCAATCGCTTGGCCTAGGCACAAAGATGAAGGACTTGGGTATCATAGATGATCGCATCGATGAAATGGCAGACAAATGCACCAGGGGTGATACAAATCTAGTCGGCAACTATGTCAAGCTAGATCGCGATGCTATCGCAACAATTCTCCGCCTTGCAGCCTAG
- a CDS encoding tripartite tricarboxylate transporter permease — METIFEAIGMVANLQVLLAIFAATFLGLIMGALPGLTAAMAIALLIPLTYGMGPVLGMATLLGAFCGAFAGGAVPAILLGIPGTPASVATTLDGFPMARNGQAGTALGLSISASFIGGILGSFLLILLSPPIARLALSFGPAEFFALGVFGLVIIASVSAGSMLKGLVAGLIGLWLCTIGADPMTGVLRSTFGQPDLITGIGLLPALIGLFAVSQVLQDLVMKSSNEKKPEVVQNFQTARPPFGLLAKAWKVIASSTLIGVFVGAIPGAGGSISSFLSYDQAKRMSKTPEKFGKGHYEGVVASETSNNATAGGALIPMLTLGLPGEVSTAVLMGGLVIQGVRPGPALFDEQSSTIYAIFFAFIIANIAMFLMQLIGIRLFVRILKVPQHLMMPIILMFCAVGVFGVNGSVFELWLMLAFGILGFFLNRYGFGTAPVILGLILGTVTEANLRRGMIVYGGDWTQFVFRPISAVLLALAFAFLLYVFWQNFADKKPKDESTIGSP; from the coding sequence ATGGAAACGATATTTGAAGCCATCGGTATGGTGGCCAATCTGCAGGTGCTACTTGCAATATTTGCCGCTACGTTCCTTGGTTTAATTATGGGAGCATTGCCCGGGCTGACTGCTGCGATGGCCATTGCTTTGTTAATACCTCTTACTTACGGTATGGGACCCGTCCTAGGTATGGCTACGCTGCTCGGAGCCTTTTGTGGCGCGTTTGCGGGTGGTGCGGTACCTGCAATTCTGCTTGGGATTCCAGGAACACCCGCATCCGTTGCGACCACATTAGATGGCTTTCCCATGGCGCGAAATGGCCAGGCAGGAACAGCCCTGGGGCTCTCAATTAGTGCCTCCTTTATTGGAGGAATACTCGGGTCTTTTCTACTCATCTTGCTTTCCCCTCCTATCGCGCGTCTGGCTTTGAGTTTCGGTCCGGCGGAATTCTTCGCGCTTGGAGTCTTTGGCTTAGTCATCATCGCTTCAGTGTCCGCGGGTTCAATGTTGAAGGGACTGGTTGCAGGTCTAATCGGTCTTTGGCTATGCACAATTGGAGCTGATCCAATGACGGGTGTTCTCCGTTCGACCTTTGGACAACCTGATCTGATCACAGGTATTGGATTGCTCCCTGCATTAATTGGCCTTTTTGCGGTTTCTCAAGTACTGCAGGACCTCGTGATGAAATCAAGTAATGAAAAGAAGCCGGAAGTCGTTCAGAACTTCCAAACAGCGAGGCCACCCTTTGGTTTACTCGCAAAGGCTTGGAAAGTCATCGCCAGTTCAACGCTCATTGGAGTCTTTGTCGGCGCAATTCCTGGTGCAGGTGGATCTATTTCTTCATTTTTGTCCTATGATCAAGCAAAACGAATGTCCAAAACGCCTGAGAAGTTCGGCAAAGGCCACTATGAGGGTGTAGTTGCATCAGAGACATCAAATAACGCAACAGCGGGTGGGGCCTTGATCCCCATGTTAACCTTGGGTCTTCCAGGGGAAGTGTCAACCGCAGTGCTTATGGGAGGTTTGGTCATTCAGGGCGTAAGACCCGGACCAGCTCTCTTCGATGAGCAATCATCTACTATATATGCAATCTTCTTTGCATTCATCATTGCTAACATTGCTATGTTCTTGATGCAGTTAATTGGAATTCGTCTCTTTGTTCGAATTTTGAAAGTCCCCCAACACTTGATGATGCCAATTATTTTAATGTTCTGTGCAGTTGGCGTGTTTGGTGTGAATGGGTCTGTATTTGAACTCTGGCTAATGCTAGCTTTTGGTATTCTTGGATTTTTTCTCAACCGTTATGGTTTTGGCACAGCTCCTGTTATTCTGGGGCTCATCCTTGGTACCGTGACCGAAGCGAACTTAAGACGCGGTATGATTGTCTATGGCGGCGATTGGACGCAGTTCGTCTTCAGACCGATTAGTGCAGTTCTTTTAGCGCTTGCATTTGCATTTTTGCTCTACGTGTTTTGGCAGAACTTTGCAGACAAAAAGCCAAAGGATGAGAGTACAATTGGTAGCCCTTAA
- a CDS encoding iron ABC transporter permease, producing the protein MNRAFSPLEVTRPGASPRDQSADIRRAYARRTVRAALICVLGALLLILLSVFAVSLGANDISLVQAFQILLGPILPDNILAEVSALQEKVVMQLRLPRIVMAIVGGAGLSVAGVMMQGITRNPLVSPFTVGLSPAAAFGAALAILFGALQMPHVGTYMIVGGAFASSLICAGIVLGIAGLSGISATTIILAGIGLTYLFSAFTATLQFIATQEQLAAIVHWTFGSLNAAGWEEVGFSAVMLAIAAPVFWRMAWALNAMAAGEETAASLGYDLKSIRLVTALLSVLVTACIIAFTGVIGFIGLVSPHIARMLIGNDHRWLVPFSMIVGAVLLLVADTIGRSLFSPAVIPVGIVVAYVGVPLFVHLILRQRRRAMQ; encoded by the coding sequence ATGAACAGGGCCTTCTCTCCTTTGGAGGTCACGCGGCCCGGAGCATCACCACGTGATCAATCAGCGGATATCCGACGGGCGTATGCTCGCCGGACGGTTCGCGCCGCGTTGATTTGCGTGCTCGGTGCGCTGCTGCTGATCCTGCTCTCGGTCTTTGCGGTGTCGCTTGGGGCCAATGACATATCGCTGGTTCAGGCCTTTCAGATTCTTCTGGGGCCCATACTGCCAGACAATATTCTTGCTGAAGTTTCCGCTCTACAGGAGAAGGTCGTGATGCAATTGCGCCTGCCGCGCATCGTCATGGCCATCGTTGGTGGAGCGGGTCTGTCCGTCGCGGGTGTCATGATGCAGGGGATTACGCGCAATCCGCTCGTCAGCCCCTTCACCGTCGGGTTGTCTCCGGCCGCGGCCTTCGGGGCGGCATTGGCGATCCTGTTCGGAGCGCTGCAGATGCCCCATGTCGGCACCTATATGATTGTTGGCGGGGCCTTCGCGTCTTCTCTCATTTGCGCCGGAATTGTCCTCGGAATCGCAGGCTTGAGCGGCATATCAGCCACGACGATCATTCTGGCAGGCATCGGGCTGACCTATCTGTTCAGCGCCTTCACCGCGACCCTTCAATTTATTGCCACGCAGGAGCAGCTGGCGGCAATTGTTCACTGGACATTCGGCTCGCTCAATGCTGCCGGTTGGGAGGAGGTCGGCTTCTCGGCCGTCATGCTCGCCATTGCGGCTCCTGTGTTCTGGCGTATGGCGTGGGCACTCAACGCCATGGCCGCGGGAGAAGAAACGGCTGCGTCCCTTGGCTATGATCTCAAGTCGATCCGGCTGGTGACGGCACTCCTATCGGTGCTCGTCACGGCCTGTATCATCGCCTTCACCGGGGTGATCGGCTTTATCGGGCTGGTCTCGCCCCATATCGCACGCATGCTGATCGGCAATGATCATCGCTGGCTGGTGCCGTTTTCGATGATCGTGGGCGCTGTCCTGCTGCTTGTCGCCGATACAATCGGCCGGTCGCTTTTCTCACCTGCCGTCATTCCTGTCGGCATCGTCGTGGCCTATGTCGGCGTTCCGCTCTTCGTGCATCTGATCTTGAGACAACGCCGGAGGGCCATGCAATGA
- the mgrA gene encoding L-glyceraldehyde 3-phosphate reductase, which produces MQYTAATERYRTNMQYRRCGQSGIDLPAISLGLWQNFGGVDVFENGRAILRHAFDHGVTHFDLANNYGPPYGSAEESFGRIMASDFAPYRDELIISTKAGWDMWPGPYGGIGGSRKYLIASLDQSLQRMGLDYVDIFYSHRVDPTTPLEETMGALAHLHHQGKALYIGISSYSPELTRKAASILTEERVPLFIHQPNYSMFNRWIEDGLLDTLEDLGTGCIAFSPLAQGLLTSKYLEGIPTDSRATRGGSLDPNNLTDDVLGRIRALNAIAERRGQTLAQMAIAWTLRDHRVTSSLIGARTVEQLTSSLSALDGLTFTDEEITEIDQYAHDGNTDLWKVSTKL; this is translated from the coding sequence ATGCAATATACAGCTGCAACTGAGCGCTATCGAACAAACATGCAATATCGGAGATGCGGCCAAAGTGGCATCGATTTACCGGCCATTTCTCTAGGGCTTTGGCAGAATTTTGGCGGTGTAGATGTTTTCGAGAACGGACGAGCGATTCTGCGCCATGCCTTTGATCATGGTGTCACCCATTTTGACCTTGCCAACAATTATGGTCCGCCCTATGGCTCGGCGGAAGAGAGTTTTGGTCGCATCATGGCAAGTGACTTTGCCCCGTATCGCGATGAGTTGATCATCTCGACTAAAGCCGGCTGGGACATGTGGCCTGGCCCATATGGTGGTATCGGCGGAAGCCGCAAGTATCTGATCGCCAGCCTAGACCAGTCGCTCCAACGCATGGGGCTCGACTATGTCGATATTTTCTATTCGCACCGGGTCGATCCCACCACGCCGTTGGAAGAGACCATGGGAGCACTGGCCCATTTGCACCATCAAGGGAAGGCGCTTTATATCGGCATCTCAAGCTATTCGCCTGAATTGACGCGCAAGGCTGCGTCCATCCTGACAGAAGAACGTGTGCCGTTGTTCATTCATCAGCCCAACTATTCGATGTTTAACCGCTGGATTGAAGATGGCTTGCTCGATACGCTGGAGGATCTGGGCACTGGCTGCATTGCTTTCTCACCATTGGCGCAGGGCCTGCTAACCTCGAAATATCTTGAGGGCATTCCAACGGATTCGCGAGCCACACGCGGCGGTTCTCTTGACCCGAATAACCTAACCGATGACGTCCTTGGCCGTATCCGTGCCTTAAATGCCATCGCCGAAAGGCGCGGTCAAACGTTGGCTCAAATGGCCATTGCTTGGACCCTTCGAGATCATCGAGTGACTTCGTCTCTTATCGGCGCTCGGACCGTTGAACAGCTCACATCCTCCCTGAGTGCGCTCGACGGTTTGACCTTCACGGATGAAGAGATCACTGAAATCGACCAGTATGCTCATGATGGCAACACCGACCTTTGGAAGGTATCGACTAAATTGTAA
- a CDS encoding metal-binding protein ZinT has translation MKSGVTVSIGALLVGTLLLAPALATEHKHTDGETTHQHSQATSDSHSHGSDDIYKGYFEDSQIKDRQLSDWQGNWQSVYPYLQDGTLDVVMEHKAQHGTMSADEYRSYYDIGYKTDVDRIVIDGGSVTFNKGSQTLKASYKSDGYEILTYKKGNRGVRFIFEKVEGDSEAPRFIQFSDHRIAPADADHYHLYWGNNRAELLKEVTNWPTYYPASLTGDEIVKEMLAH, from the coding sequence ATGAAGAGCGGAGTTACGGTATCCATAGGTGCTTTACTGGTAGGCACACTGCTTCTGGCCCCGGCACTAGCAACTGAACATAAACACACGGATGGTGAAACGACACACCAGCACAGCCAGGCAACATCCGACAGCCATTCTCATGGCTCAGACGACATCTACAAGGGATATTTCGAGGACAGTCAGATCAAGGATCGCCAACTTTCTGATTGGCAAGGCAACTGGCAGTCAGTTTATCCCTATCTTCAGGATGGTACTCTCGATGTGGTTATGGAACACAAAGCACAGCACGGCACCATGAGCGCCGATGAGTATCGCAGTTACTATGACATCGGCTACAAAACCGATGTAGATCGCATCGTTATCGACGGCGGTAGTGTTACCTTCAATAAGGGCAGTCAGACTCTCAAAGCCAGTTATAAATCAGATGGCTATGAGATCCTGACGTATAAGAAGGGCAATAGAGGTGTCCGGTTCATCTTTGAGAAAGTAGAAGGAGACAGTGAGGCCCCTCGGTTTATTCAGTTTAGTGACCACCGCATCGCTCCGGCGGACGCCGATCACTATCATCTCTACTGGGGCAATAATCGGGCAGAATTGCTGAAGGAAGTGACCAACTGGCCAACCTACTATCCTGCGTCCCTGACAGGAGATGAAATCGTCAAGGAAATGCTGGCGCACTAA
- a CDS encoding ABC transporter substrate-binding protein, with protein MLSNILPTGFSRLLRAIAVLLTFAVAFSGAHAAPISITDDSGRTLTFEAPLKRAVVFNRYNAEFVRAVAGMDVIVGVDSWVTRDPTYWPNLKDGMLVGEGQREPNYEAIIAQNPDVVIFPRNGSWQEAIKTLEPFDIPVVVLTGWDVLKHVSNITSFGKMFDAEDKAAKLNEFYTGHMALLQERLEGVERKAVYLEEKTPYRSVLRGSGWHDMIEAAGGRNIFEDVASPRSAAAFTITK; from the coding sequence TTGCTTTCCAATATCTTGCCAACCGGTTTCTCGCGCCTATTGCGTGCGATTGCCGTTCTTCTGACATTTGCTGTAGCCTTCTCAGGTGCACATGCGGCTCCCATTTCCATCACCGATGATAGCGGTCGCACGCTGACCTTTGAGGCTCCCCTCAAACGCGCCGTCGTCTTCAACCGATACAATGCCGAATTCGTCCGTGCCGTAGCAGGGATGGATGTCATTGTCGGCGTCGACAGCTGGGTGACCCGTGATCCGACCTACTGGCCAAACCTCAAGGACGGCATGCTGGTGGGCGAAGGGCAACGTGAACCCAACTATGAGGCGATCATTGCGCAAAACCCGGACGTGGTCATCTTCCCGCGCAATGGCAGCTGGCAAGAAGCCATCAAGACGCTGGAGCCGTTCGATATTCCAGTCGTGGTGCTGACCGGCTGGGACGTGCTCAAGCATGTCTCCAACATCACGTCCTTCGGCAAGATGTTTGATGCCGAGGACAAGGCTGCAAAGCTCAACGAATTCTACACCGGCCATATGGCCCTGTTGCAGGAGAGACTTGAAGGCGTCGAGCGCAAGGCGGTCTATCTCGAGGAAAAGACGCCTTATCGGTCCGTGCTGCGCGGTTCCGGCTGGCATGACATGATTGAGGCCGCAGGCGGTCGCAACATCTTTGAAGATGTCGCCAGCCCAAGGAGCGCGGCAGCGTTCACAATCACGAAGTAG
- a CDS encoding LysR family transcriptional regulator → MRVSDRTLLADLNVFVTIVRRQSMRLAAIELGVTTSALSHRLRKLETELGVKLLNRTSRSLTPTDAGALLASQLEVGLQAIDDALSTLSQHRNHPTGRLRLNALRDAATLILRPILSRYFERFPDMQLDLSADDHLVDIVAEGFDAGIRYGDRVPQDMIGVALTGTQNWVVIGAPELIARIGRPLKPQDLLELPCIEMRLGDNSRYQWELGNGSTLARVDVRGPLCSNTTDQAIEAALLGIGFAYCLESRVQQEVADGKLEIVMPNWSSEGPPFTIYYPSRRQVPPGLHELIDLIREDQGLSRLASAAI, encoded by the coding sequence ATGCGTGTTTCCGACCGGACCCTACTGGCAGATCTCAATGTCTTCGTCACCATCGTGCGGCGGCAGAGTATGCGCCTTGCTGCCATAGAGCTTGGCGTAACCACGTCGGCGCTCAGCCACCGCTTGCGTAAGCTCGAGACCGAGCTGGGAGTGAAGCTGCTCAATCGAACCAGTCGTTCGCTCACCCCCACCGATGCAGGTGCCCTTCTTGCCTCCCAACTTGAGGTCGGTTTACAGGCCATTGATGATGCGCTCAGCACCCTGTCACAGCATCGCAACCACCCTACCGGCAGATTGCGTCTCAATGCGTTGCGCGACGCCGCCACTCTCATCCTACGTCCTATTCTGTCTCGCTATTTCGAACGGTTCCCCGATATGCAGTTAGACCTTAGCGCCGATGACCATCTGGTCGATATCGTTGCCGAAGGCTTCGATGCCGGCATTCGGTATGGCGACAGAGTGCCGCAAGACATGATCGGCGTGGCGCTGACCGGAACGCAGAATTGGGTGGTCATTGGCGCTCCCGAGTTGATTGCTCGTATTGGTCGACCGCTAAAACCGCAGGACCTGTTGGAATTGCCCTGTATTGAAATGCGTCTCGGTGACAACAGCCGATATCAATGGGAACTCGGCAATGGTTCGACACTGGCCCGTGTTGATGTCCGCGGCCCGCTTTGCTCCAACACGACAGATCAGGCGATTGAAGCTGCTCTTCTGGGGATTGGCTTTGCCTATTGTTTGGAGAGCCGTGTCCAGCAAGAAGTCGCAGACGGTAAACTTGAAATCGTTATGCCGAACTGGAGTTCTGAGGGCCCGCCTTTCACCATCTACTACCCAAGCCGCAGGCAGGTGCCACCCGGGTTGCACGAGCTTATCGATCTCATCCGAGAGGATCAGGGATTATCTCGGCTCGCCAGTGCCGCCATTTGA
- a CDS encoding DM13 domain-containing protein: protein MKKLVSVGVICFVVGAFSGASFWYLASPLWNDRIVNEDLVQIEGSIVLSKGSFRNADQIHRGKGLVNVVKLSNGRVEVQLSEFEVTNGPDLELWLSSHPNPKTSSDVLEENWVSLGLLKGNIGNQSYTVPPSVNIGQYHSLVVWCEQFGVLFSPAPLAEGA, encoded by the coding sequence ATGAAAAAACTAGTCTCAGTTGGTGTGATCTGCTTTGTTGTTGGTGCTTTTTCGGGAGCAAGCTTTTGGTATTTAGCATCCCCTTTGTGGAACGACAGAATCGTAAATGAGGATCTTGTACAAATTGAAGGTTCTATCGTTTTATCAAAAGGGAGCTTTAGGAACGCCGACCAAATTCACCGTGGTAAAGGCCTTGTAAATGTAGTAAAACTATCTAACGGTCGGGTGGAGGTTCAATTGTCAGAATTCGAAGTTACGAATGGCCCCGACTTGGAGCTGTGGCTCTCTTCACACCCAAACCCCAAAACATCATCGGATGTGCTGGAAGAGAACTGGGTGTCGCTGGGATTGCTAAAAGGCAATATCGGTAATCAAAGCTATACAGTGCCGCCTAGCGTTAATATTGGCCAATACCATTCACTAGTTGTTTGGTGTGAGCAGTTCGGCGTGCTATTCTCCCCTGCTCCGTTGGCTGAAGGGGCGTGA